The following coding sequences lie in one Silene latifolia isolate original U9 population chromosome 5, ASM4854445v1, whole genome shotgun sequence genomic window:
- the LOC141655424 gene encoding uncharacterized protein LOC141655424: MEILSLMIIKAESHKAIEGIKLSRNSPAISHLLYADDALLCFRLSPTSCESLRDILSSFSHMSGQMINHQKSYVKFSPNTPEDFREFVINILKVPSRQNFGLYLGAPIDLGRKKTSAFQFLLDKISTKILSWGASTFSQAAKILLINSILMASIAHVASILRYLAYYENLQKDQLFN, translated from the coding sequence ATGGAGATCCTTTCTCTTATGATTATTAAGGCGGAATCTCACAAGGCTATTGAAGGTATTAAACTCTCCAGAAATAGCCCGGCTATTTCTCACTTACTTTATGCCGATGATGCTCTTCTATGCTTCCGCTTATCTCCGACTAGTTGCGAGTCTTTAAGAGATATCTTGAGTTCTTTTAGTCACATGTCGGGTCAGATGATCAATCATCAAAAGTCCTATGTCAAGTTCAGTCCTAACACACCTGAGGACTTCCGAGAGTTTGTTATTAATATTCTAAAAGTTCCTTCAAGGCAAAATTTTGGTCTTTACCTCGGAGCTCCTATTGATCTTGGCAGGAAGAAAACGTCTGCTTTTCAGTTTTTATTGGACAAGATCTCGACTAAAATTCTTTCATGGGGTGCGTCTACTTTCTCCCAAGCTGCTAAGATACTTCTTATTAATTCTATTCTGATGGCATCTATTGCTCATGTGGCGTCCATTCTCCGATACCTCGCATATTACGAAAACTTACAAAAAGATCAATTATTTAATTGA